DNA sequence from the Halococcus salsus genome:
GTTCTGTGACGGATAGTATTCTGTGAGTTCTGCAACCAGCGCCGCGAGTTCGTAGGCCGGGATCCGGTTGTTCGTATAGAAGCGTACCGTCCGATCGAGGTGCAATGACGGATCGAGGAAGTCGGTGTCGTTGGTGAGGACCACCATTTCATTCTCGTGAGCGTAGGCCGCGACTTCATGATCGTCGACACCCAGTGCAAGCGCCTGTCCAACGTGGATGGCTTCGTGGCCCTCGCGTTCGAGATACTGAACGGTATGTGGGTCGACGTTCTCGTCACGGAGTATTCGATAGGCCATTGTTCGACCGTCTCCCGATGGGATGTTTTGCGTGGCCCGAACGCGTGCCTGCGCTGGCGCGTGGATTCATTCGTCGGTTGCTCCAGCGTGCTCCTCGCGGAGCTCACTCAGCGTTTTCATGCCCCTCTCTCGTGCGGCACTGATTCGTTCTCGACGACGACGCCGTACTGCGGCCATCTCACCGGGGTGCTCGTGGTAGTACGTCAGCGCGCGGTAGACGTCCGCGATGTCGAGGTCGTAGCGGTCGGCGACGGTCTTGGCCGACAGGTCACCCTCCTCGACCCAGTCGGCGACCTGACGGACGCTGATGCGGCGACCCTCGATTCGGGGTTCACCACCCATCACGTCGTCGTCGCGGACGATGTGGGCGGTTCGCTGGGACATCTCGGTAGCTCTACCCTCCGCTTCGGATTTAAGCCTTCGGCGCAACGGGTCCATCGAGTTCGGTCGTCGAATCCGGGACCGTCACCTACTTTCACGCGCCGTTCGTACCCCAGCTATGGCGATGGAGTACCTCGAACACCGCCGAGGGATGGTCGAGGAGCGCCTCGAAGCGGTGTGCGAGGTGGTCGACCCGGACGAGCTGAGCGAGCGGATCGCTCACGTCGCGCTCTCTGACGGCAAACGGGTTCGGCCGACCGTCACCGTGCTCTCCTGTGAGACGGCCGGTGGCGAGGCGGCCGACGCGGTGGACTTCGCCGTGGGGATCGAACTCGTCCACAACGCCTCGTTGGTGGTCGACGACATCATCGACGACTCCGCCGTGCGGCGCGGGACCGACAGCGCGTGGGCCGCCTTCGGCTACGGTCCGGCGCTGATCACCTCCGACGGGTTGCTCGGCGAGGCGTTCGCGCTGTTCCTCGACGACGAGCGCGCGACGGAGGTCGTGAGCGAGGCGATGGTCGAGCTCGGCGAGGGCGAAGCCACCGAGCTCGTCGCCCGGCCCACGAACGAGGAGGAGTACCTCGCGCTCGCCCGCCGGAAGACGGGAGCGTTGTTCCGGGCCGCCGCCGAGCTCGGGGCGATCGCCGCCGACGCCGACGCCCGCACCGTCGAGGCCTTCGGCGAGTACGCCGAGGGCGTCGGGGTGGCCTTCCAGATCCGTGACGACGTGCTCGACGCCACCGCCGACGCCGACGACCTCGGGAAACCAACGGGCCAGGACAGCGCGATGGACCGGCCATCCCTCGTGGAAGTCACCGACCTCACGCCCGAGGAGGCCAACGCGTTGGCGCGCGAGACGGCGGACGGGGCGCTCTCGGCGCTGGAGTCGGTCGACGTGGCCGACGAGCGGGCCGCCGAATACCTCCGAGACCTCGCGGAGTTCGTGGTGGTTCGCGAGCGGTGAGCCGCCGCTTGCGGCGGCGGTGCGGATGCCGCCGCGGGTGCGGTCAGCGGTGCAGCTGCCGTCCGGCGGTTGTGGCGCGGGTTCGGTTTGGGCCTGGCGTCTCGGTGAGCGCCGCAGGCGCGAACCGAGGCTCAGGAGAGCTGTGCTCTCCTGGCGGATGAAGGGCGAGCGCCGCAGGCGCGAGGGCTTCGGCGGAGGCGGTGCGGTTGCGGTGCTGTGCGGCTGTGGGTAGTGGTTGTACTGCGAGCGCCAGAGGCGCGAGCAGCCCTTTTTAGTCCAGGTTTTTGGACGGGGGTTGAGCGAGCCGAAGGCGAGCG
Encoded proteins:
- a CDS encoding DUF433 domain-containing protein, which produces MSQRTAHIVRDDDVMGGEPRIEGRRISVRQVADWVEEGDLSAKTVADRYDLDIADVYRALTYYHEHPGEMAAVRRRRRERISAARERGMKTLSELREEHAGATDE
- a CDS encoding DUF5615 family PIN-like protein, yielding MAYRILRDENVDPHTVQYLEREGHEAIHVGQALALGVDDHEVAAYAHENEMVVLTNDTDFLDPSLHLDRTVRFYTNNRIPAYELAALVAELTEYYPSQNDLPNELYLSEKNG
- a CDS encoding polyprenyl synthetase family protein; this translates as MEYLEHRRGMVEERLEAVCEVVDPDELSERIAHVALSDGKRVRPTVTVLSCETAGGEAADAVDFAVGIELVHNASLVVDDIIDDSAVRRGTDSAWAAFGYGPALITSDGLLGEAFALFLDDERATEVVSEAMVELGEGEATELVARPTNEEEYLALARRKTGALFRAAAELGAIAADADARTVEAFGEYAEGVGVAFQIRDDVLDATADADDLGKPTGQDSAMDRPSLVEVTDLTPEEANALARETADGALSALESVDVADERAAEYLRDLAEFVVVRER